One stretch of Caldalkalibacillus salinus DNA includes these proteins:
- the tilS gene encoding tRNA lysidine(34) synthetase TilS, translating to MEQNMRRYIRDHQLIHAQDRVLIGVSGGPDSMALLHALCQLQRQLHIKVFAIHVHHHLREEEADNDSTYVQHRCREWGVPCKVISVNVHAYAEQHKVSKQVAARECRYQAFYRVAEEWECNKIAVAHHADDQVETVTMRLIRGTGLSGLTGIPLRREVEGTNLTIVRPLLSVKRMEIEDYCLKHDISPRHDSSNDSDAYTRNYIRHHVTPAMKELNPDIHSTISEMVDTILEEDRYMSVEAEKHISDILISVDEREARIYLVPLQRLPLALQRRVILLILNCLSERWRFSSQNWGKVHIDQILHVTKKTEGSQQLHLPGPWTFEREYEWLKVSKHADQSISGKRTGHTSDMLASLVEEGSVSWHVANTTYMITVKSVQQQSDRSAIHQTNPVSKRDEGGVQYKVQFDKQHIEGRLAVRTRRSGDKIQPLGMKGHKKVKDIFIDSKIPVSQRDKWPIIVDQAGILWIPGLKVAERGRCRSQSKDVIEVTVEKLREGQNFD from the coding sequence ATGGAGCAAAACATGAGGCGCTATATACGAGACCATCAATTGATTCATGCTCAAGATCGTGTGTTGATAGGAGTCTCAGGCGGTCCTGACTCCATGGCTTTACTCCATGCACTTTGTCAGCTTCAGCGCCAGTTACATATTAAGGTTTTTGCTATACATGTTCATCATCATTTAAGAGAAGAAGAAGCAGACAACGATTCAACCTATGTACAACACAGGTGTCGTGAGTGGGGAGTTCCCTGTAAAGTCATATCTGTCAATGTTCATGCGTATGCTGAACAACACAAGGTCAGTAAACAAGTGGCGGCTAGAGAGTGCCGTTACCAAGCTTTTTATCGAGTGGCCGAGGAGTGGGAGTGTAATAAGATTGCAGTGGCCCATCACGCTGATGACCAGGTAGAGACAGTCACTATGCGTCTGATACGTGGGACTGGGCTCAGTGGATTGACTGGCATACCATTACGGCGGGAAGTGGAAGGTACTAATCTTACAATTGTGAGGCCGTTACTATCCGTTAAGCGTATGGAGATAGAGGACTATTGTCTGAAACATGATATATCGCCACGTCATGACTCCAGTAATGATTCGGACGCCTATACGCGCAACTATATCAGGCATCATGTGACTCCGGCGATGAAAGAGCTCAATCCAGACATCCATTCCACTATCTCTGAAATGGTTGACACGATCTTAGAGGAAGATCGTTATATGTCGGTTGAAGCAGAAAAGCACATCTCCGATATTTTAATATCGGTTGATGAACGGGAAGCCCGGATCTATCTTGTACCACTGCAACGTTTGCCTCTTGCTTTACAAAGGAGAGTGATTTTACTAATATTAAATTGTCTGTCTGAAAGATGGCGTTTCTCATCCCAAAATTGGGGAAAAGTACATATAGATCAAATCTTACACGTGACAAAGAAGACGGAAGGAAGTCAGCAACTTCATTTGCCAGGTCCATGGACCTTTGAACGAGAGTACGAGTGGTTGAAGGTCTCAAAGCATGCGGACCAATCTATTAGCGGCAAAAGGACAGGGCACACTTCAGACATGCTCGCCTCCTTAGTAGAAGAGGGGAGTGTCAGTTGGCATGTCGCTAACACGACCTATATGATCACAGTAAAATCGGTCCAACAGCAGAGCGATCGATCGGCCATTCACCAGACCAATCCCGTCTCAAAACGAGATGAAGGTGGTGTACAGTATAAAGTACAATTTGACAAACAACATATCGAAGGGCGATTAGCTGTCAGGACACGAAGGTCGGGAGACAAGATACAACCGTTAGGTATGAAGGGGCATAAGAAAGTAAAAGATATTTTTATTGATAGTAAAATTCCAGTCTCCCAAAGAGACAAGTGGCCCATCATTGTTGACCAAGCAGGTATCCTCTGGATTCCTGGACTTAAAGTTGCTGAACGCGGCCGTTGCAGGTCGCAATCAAAGGATGTCATTGAAGTCACAGTGGAAAAACTAAGGGAGGGTCAAAACTTTGATTAA
- the ftsH gene encoding ATP-dependent zinc metalloprotease FtsH, producing the protein MNRFFRNTAFYLLIFLVTVGIVNFIAQSGEESPEIEYTEFVESLQEDQIESLNIQAARGVWYIEGEYVNPDDLDSETDTFFTYAPNPSEDFLQLVEESTADITYIEAKGDPIWLTFFTTLIPFLLIFILFFFLMSQAQGGGNKVMNFGKSKAKMYNEEKKKVTFKDVAGADEEKQELVEVVDFLKDPRKFNAVGARIPKGVLLVGPPGTGKTLLGRAVAGEAGVPFFSISGSDFVEMFVGVGASRVRDLFENAKKNAPCIIFIDEIDAVGRQRGAGLGGGHDEREQTLNQLLVEMDGFGANEGIIIMAATNRPDVLDPALLRPGRFDRQITVDRPDVRGREEVLAVHAKNKPLADDVDLEIVARRTPGFSGADLENLLNEAALLAARRDKKEIGMKDVDDAIDRVLAGTEKRSRRVPEKERKIVAYHESGHTVAGYFLPNADLVHKVTIVPRGQAGGYMIPIPKEERFLLTEPELKDRIAGLLAGRVAEEIIFGEVSIGASDDFRKATGFARRMVMEWGMSKLGPLQFGEHQGQVFLGRDIGHERNYSEAIAHEIDQEVRKIVQEQYARAKELLTKYKDKLELVAQTLLDIETLSADQIKDLLEEGKLTQTPQKSTNNDQSNDVKVQINAKEDDKYVPTEKDNDDKAPESNDDESNTDDKKKGDE; encoded by the coding sequence ATGAATCGGTTTTTTAGAAATACTGCATTCTATCTACTTATATTCCTAGTAACGGTCGGAATTGTAAACTTTATTGCACAATCAGGAGAAGAATCCCCTGAAATCGAATACACAGAATTTGTTGAAAGTTTACAAGAGGACCAAATTGAATCGTTAAATATCCAAGCTGCTAGGGGCGTTTGGTACATAGAAGGTGAATATGTCAATCCAGACGATTTAGATTCAGAGACAGACACATTTTTCACATATGCGCCTAACCCATCGGAAGATTTTCTACAGCTTGTTGAAGAATCCACGGCGGATATAACGTATATTGAAGCAAAAGGGGACCCCATCTGGCTCACTTTCTTCACCACGTTAATTCCGTTCTTATTAATCTTTATATTGTTTTTCTTCTTGATGAGCCAAGCGCAAGGTGGCGGCAATAAAGTTATGAATTTTGGCAAGAGTAAAGCCAAAATGTATAACGAAGAGAAGAAAAAGGTCACATTCAAAGATGTGGCTGGTGCAGACGAGGAAAAACAAGAACTCGTTGAAGTGGTTGACTTCTTGAAAGACCCGCGTAAATTTAATGCTGTCGGGGCACGCATACCAAAGGGTGTGCTACTCGTTGGACCTCCAGGTACAGGTAAGACTTTGCTCGGCCGTGCCGTAGCCGGGGAGGCGGGCGTACCGTTCTTCAGCATATCTGGTTCTGACTTCGTTGAAATGTTTGTTGGGGTAGGGGCGTCACGTGTACGTGACTTATTCGAAAACGCCAAGAAGAATGCCCCATGTATCATCTTTATCGATGAGATTGATGCCGTCGGTCGTCAACGTGGCGCAGGCCTTGGTGGCGGGCATGATGAGAGAGAGCAAACACTAAACCAACTCCTCGTTGAGATGGATGGATTCGGGGCCAATGAAGGGATTATCATCATGGCAGCCACGAACCGTCCTGATGTATTAGACCCTGCATTGCTACGTCCAGGACGTTTCGACCGTCAAATTACGGTTGACCGCCCAGATGTACGAGGGCGTGAAGAAGTCCTTGCCGTACACGCTAAAAACAAGCCACTTGCTGATGATGTTGATCTTGAAATCGTCGCGAGAAGAACACCTGGCTTCTCAGGTGCTGACTTAGAAAACCTTTTAAATGAAGCGGCACTCTTAGCAGCGAGAAGAGATAAAAAAGAGATCGGTATGAAAGATGTTGATGACGCCATCGACCGCGTACTAGCTGGTACTGAAAAGCGCAGTCGTCGTGTACCAGAAAAGGAACGTAAAATTGTGGCCTATCACGAATCGGGTCATACGGTAGCAGGTTACTTTTTACCTAATGCTGATCTCGTTCACAAGGTTACTATTGTTCCTCGAGGTCAAGCGGGTGGATACATGATTCCTATACCGAAAGAAGAGCGCTTCTTACTTACAGAGCCAGAGCTTAAGGATCGTATCGCAGGTCTACTAGCTGGTCGAGTGGCAGAAGAAATTATCTTCGGTGAAGTGAGTATTGGTGCGAGTGATGACTTCCGCAAAGCAACTGGTTTTGCTAGACGCATGGTTATGGAGTGGGGTATGAGTAAGCTAGGCCCACTACAATTCGGTGAACATCAAGGGCAGGTTTTCCTTGGCCGAGACATCGGACATGAGCGCAACTACAGTGAAGCCATTGCCCATGAAATTGACCAAGAAGTACGTAAAATTGTTCAAGAACAATATGCTCGTGCCAAAGAATTGCTGACGAAGTACAAAGATAAATTAGAACTGGTTGCACAGACATTACTTGATATCGAAACATTGTCTGCAGATCAGATCAAAGATCTTCTAGAAGAGGGCAAATTAACTCAAACGCCACAGAAGAGCACAAACAACGATCAAAGCAACGACGTAAAGGTACAAATTAACGCTAAAGAGGACGATAAGTACGTGCCAACTGAAAAAGATAACGATGACAAAGCCCCTGAGTCTAACGACGACGAGTCAAACACTGACGATAAGAAAAAAGGGGACGAATAA
- the nadB gene encoding L-aspartate oxidase: MYIPRYALPRPDRLHDHSIIHTDCLVIGSGIAGLYSAIAASEHMNVMLMTKDTLRASNTQYAQGGIAAVLAEDDSPSQHKADTIMAGAGLCDEDIVDLLVRESPRMIDQLMSYGVLFDQQHGRLALTKEGAHTHRRILHCNGDATGAEIVRGLTETIQNNERITIHEHTYAIDLLTQGHRCYGVIAQEKTGRDIVVLAQSVVLATGGIGQLYSYTTNPFIATGDGIGMALRAGAELQDMEFIQFHPTVFKNKQGQGFLISEALRGEGAVLRNIRGERFMPQYHDLAELAPRDVVSRAIFNEMMATEQPSVYLDITQHTEAWLSQRFPTINAVCREHGINMAKNLVPVAPAAHYAMGGVKTNRHGETNIDGLYACGETACTGLHGANRLASNSLSESVVMADRIVKKIVEKNDTQVGSPPHLETLLYGADSAKIYASSDNKFRSDKIQNIRHTLQTLMTSHVGVERQASELQEMRTHIEASMHDVYQHLDSRVERREESSQQIIELTNLLSCALLCTVSAQSREESRGGHYRRDFPHTREEWRTHLIYQRDEHGYLKGRRKNVSSKMEKTY, translated from the coding sequence ATGTATATTCCAAGGTATGCATTACCTAGACCAGATCGCCTTCATGATCATTCCATTATACATACGGATTGTCTCGTGATAGGCTCAGGCATAGCCGGCCTATATAGCGCCATTGCAGCGAGTGAACATATGAACGTCATGCTCATGACCAAAGACACATTGCGAGCCAGTAATACACAGTATGCACAGGGTGGTATTGCCGCTGTGCTAGCTGAGGACGATTCACCTTCACAGCACAAAGCGGATACCATCATGGCTGGTGCCGGTCTATGTGACGAAGACATCGTTGATCTACTAGTGAGAGAGAGTCCGCGCATGATCGATCAGTTGATGTCTTACGGCGTTTTATTCGACCAACAGCATGGACGATTAGCTTTAACCAAAGAAGGGGCTCATACGCATCGTCGTATATTACATTGTAATGGGGATGCCACAGGAGCCGAAATTGTGAGAGGATTAACTGAAACGATTCAGAATAATGAACGTATAACCATACATGAGCACACTTACGCCATAGATTTACTGACGCAAGGTCATCGTTGTTATGGTGTCATAGCCCAAGAAAAGACAGGGAGAGACATCGTTGTTTTAGCACAATCCGTCGTCTTGGCTACCGGGGGTATAGGACAATTGTACTCATATACGACTAACCCTTTTATCGCCACAGGTGATGGGATAGGCATGGCTTTGAGAGCGGGAGCGGAACTGCAAGATATGGAATTTATACAATTCCACCCCACCGTATTTAAAAATAAACAAGGACAAGGCTTTCTCATATCTGAGGCGTTGAGAGGAGAAGGGGCAGTACTGCGAAATATTCGCGGAGAACGTTTTATGCCTCAGTACCACGATTTGGCTGAATTAGCACCACGAGATGTGGTCTCTCGCGCTATTTTCAATGAAATGATGGCTACAGAACAACCTTCAGTTTATTTAGATATTACTCAACATACTGAGGCATGGCTATCTCAACGCTTCCCGACCATTAATGCCGTTTGTCGCGAGCATGGTATCAACATGGCCAAGAATTTAGTCCCTGTCGCTCCAGCTGCGCACTATGCGATGGGTGGGGTCAAAACAAACCGTCATGGAGAGACGAATATAGACGGCCTATATGCTTGTGGAGAAACGGCTTGTACGGGCCTTCATGGTGCTAACCGTTTAGCATCAAATTCCTTATCAGAGTCAGTTGTGATGGCCGATAGAATTGTAAAAAAAATAGTCGAAAAGAATGACACACAAGTCGGAAGTCCTCCTCATTTGGAGACGCTCTTATATGGCGCAGATAGTGCTAAAATATATGCTTCATCGGATAACAAATTCAGATCAGATAAAATACAAAACATCCGTCACACCCTCCAGACGTTAATGACGTCTCATGTGGGAGTGGAACGACAAGCGAGCGAATTGCAAGAAATGCGCACCCACATAGAAGCCTCCATGCACGACGTGTACCAACACCTCGATAGCAGGGTTGAAAGGCGTGAAGAATCAAGCCAGCAGATCATAGAGCTCACAAACCTCCTATCCTGTGCGCTTTTGTGTACAGTGAGTGCTCAGTCACGTGAAGAAAGCAGGGGCGGACACTATCGTCGTGACTTCCCTCATACAAGAGAAGAGTGGCGAACACACCTGATATACCAAAGAGATGAACACGGTTATTTAAAGGGGAGACGAAAAAATGTATCTTCAAAAATGGAAAAAACATATTAA
- the nadC gene encoding carboxylating nicotinate-nucleotide diphosphorylase — MYLQKWKKHINQWLEEDLRHGDLTAPLFEGKEEKAWIRVKKPGIIAGLPIARMVFGELSPEIKYIAHAHDGQYVQPGDVIAELEGPIADILAGERLALNLLQRLSGIATMTRDYVEQTEGSDCRIIDTRKTTPGLRELEKYAVTIGGGHNHRFGLFDLAMLKDNHIKAAGSITEAVRRLRLHLPHSAKIEVEVETLDQVHEALEAEVDIVMLDNMTVKQMKEAVHIINGQALVEASGGISLDDVRPIAETGVDVISVGALTHSVQALDISLDVKVMKQKPHQFQGKESST; from the coding sequence ATGTATCTTCAAAAATGGAAAAAACATATTAATCAATGGTTGGAAGAGGATTTACGTCATGGTGACTTAACAGCCCCGTTGTTTGAAGGGAAAGAAGAAAAGGCATGGATACGAGTCAAAAAGCCAGGCATCATAGCAGGTCTTCCTATAGCGCGTATGGTCTTCGGTGAATTGTCTCCTGAGATCAAATATATAGCGCATGCCCACGATGGGCAATATGTCCAACCAGGCGATGTGATAGCAGAGCTTGAAGGTCCTATAGCGGATATACTCGCCGGTGAACGATTGGCGCTCAATTTACTCCAGCGGCTTTCAGGCATTGCCACGATGACGCGTGACTACGTTGAACAGACTGAAGGGTCAGACTGTAGAATCATCGATACACGCAAAACCACACCAGGACTGAGGGAGCTGGAAAAATACGCGGTCACAATCGGTGGTGGACATAACCATCGCTTTGGCCTGTTTGACCTGGCCATGCTTAAGGATAACCATATTAAAGCTGCAGGGAGTATCACTGAAGCCGTGCGTCGACTGCGCCTTCACTTACCTCATTCGGCCAAAATTGAAGTAGAAGTGGAAACCTTAGATCAAGTCCACGAAGCCCTTGAGGCAGAGGTTGATATTGTCATGCTCGATAATATGACGGTGAAACAAATGAAAGAGGCTGTGCACATCATAAATGGGCAAGCCTTAGTGGAAGCCTCTGGGGGTATATCACTTGACGACGTTCGCCCGATTGCGGAAACTGGTGTAGATGTGATTTCTGTGGGAGCATTGACTCACTCTGTCCAAGCACTCGATATCAGTTTAGATGTCAAAGTGATGAAACAGAAACCACATCAGTTCCAGGGGAAGGAGTCTTCAACATGA
- a CDS encoding type III pantothenate kinase, which translates to MIFVIDVGNTNIVLGVYQDDELLYHWRLTTSKKQTEDEYGTMIKGLLREEGISPEDITGIIISSVVPPSMTMLERMCVKYFKQEPLIVGPGIKTGLSIHYDNPREVGADRIVNAVGALETYEPPLIIVDSGTATTFCYIDGQGHYHGGAIAPGMQISMEALYHYASKLPRIEYRLPKQVIGKNTETAMQSGAVNGYIGLVDGLIAKMVKEVKTEPTVLATGGLAQIIADESEYIEHYEPFLTLKGLYTIYKKNRHE; encoded by the coding sequence ATGATCTTCGTTATAGATGTAGGAAACACCAATATCGTTCTTGGGGTGTATCAAGACGATGAGTTACTCTATCACTGGCGTTTAACCACAAGTAAGAAACAAACAGAAGATGAATACGGCACCATGATCAAAGGGTTATTAAGAGAAGAGGGCATATCACCGGAGGATATCACGGGTATTATTATTTCATCCGTCGTTCCTCCTTCGATGACCATGCTTGAACGCATGTGTGTTAAGTATTTTAAGCAAGAGCCTCTTATCGTTGGTCCCGGTATTAAAACCGGGTTATCTATTCATTATGACAATCCACGTGAAGTTGGGGCCGACCGTATTGTTAATGCGGTTGGGGCGTTAGAGACGTACGAACCGCCACTGATCATCGTAGATTCAGGAACAGCGACAACCTTTTGTTATATTGATGGGCAAGGTCATTATCACGGTGGCGCCATCGCACCGGGAATGCAAATTTCTATGGAGGCCCTTTACCATTACGCGTCCAAATTACCAAGAATTGAATATCGATTACCAAAGCAAGTCATTGGGAAAAATACAGAGACTGCCATGCAATCTGGGGCGGTCAACGGTTATATAGGGTTAGTAGACGGTTTGATCGCCAAAATGGTCAAAGAAGTTAAAACAGAACCAACGGTTTTGGCTACGGGGGGGCTAGCCCAAATTATTGCCGACGAATCAGAATATATTGAGCACTATGAACCATTCTTAACGTTAAAAGGCTTATATACCATATACAAGAAAAATAGACATGAATAA
- a CDS encoding VWA domain-containing protein: MNKGKLKQILLLTDGCSNVGSDPVAVANMAAEYGITVNVIGIVDDDSFGEQGIQEIKEIALAGKGVHQMAHSKHLPRTVQMVTRKAMTQTIHQVVNKELQHILGQEDVQSLPPQKRGQVVEVVEDLGETMAVDVLVLVDVSASMAHKLPAVKQSLRDLSLSMQARVGDHRFSLWTYPCTGKQPNAYKHMDWSDDFHSIEKTLARISPQGTTPTGPALEEAIRYFTGKDIGGSEEEGVFRDYVY; this comes from the coding sequence ATGAATAAAGGAAAACTGAAGCAGATTTTACTGTTAACGGACGGATGCTCTAACGTTGGCAGTGATCCCGTGGCGGTGGCAAACATGGCAGCTGAGTACGGTATTACAGTTAATGTGATCGGCATTGTGGATGATGATAGTTTTGGTGAACAAGGGATACAAGAAATCAAAGAAATTGCATTAGCGGGTAAAGGTGTACACCAGATGGCACATAGCAAGCATTTACCACGGACTGTACAGATGGTGACGAGAAAAGCGATGACACAAACGATTCATCAAGTAGTGAATAAAGAACTACAGCACATCCTAGGACAAGAAGATGTCCAATCTTTACCGCCTCAGAAGAGAGGGCAGGTCGTCGAAGTTGTTGAAGACCTAGGTGAGACGATGGCCGTCGATGTGCTCGTACTCGTAGATGTGAGTGCCTCAATGGCGCACAAGCTACCAGCTGTTAAGCAGTCTTTACGAGATTTGAGCTTGTCGATGCAAGCGAGAGTTGGAGATCATCGTTTCTCACTGTGGACCTACCCGTGTACTGGCAAGCAACCGAATGCGTATAAGCATATGGACTGGTCAGATGATTTTCACAGCATCGAAAAGACATTGGCGCGTATATCACCACAGGGAACGACCCCTACTGGACCAGCTCTGGAGGAAGCGATTCGCTATTTCACGGGCAAAGACATAGGTGGAAGCGAGGAAGAAGGGGTTTTCCGTGACTACGTCTATTAA
- the hslO gene encoding Hsp33 family molecular chaperone HslO, with protein sequence MSSQEQENHIQRQDQDYMVRALVLEGKVRVYAIRSTQTVQEAQERHQTWPTVTAALGRTLSVGAMMGAMMKGEDKLTIQVRGNGPIGKIMVDANSKGQVRGYVDNPQVHLPKNEQGKLDVGGAVGPEGAIYVNKDLGMREPYQGHSKLISGEIGEDFTVYFAQSEQTPSSVGVGVIVNPDNSVKASGGFIIQLMPGVPDDFINQLENQLKAIPPVSQLVNEGLTPEEMIKRVFVLDEVKWLDTVPVSYSCHCSYERVSQTLISLGKEELENLLQEEGKAEVNCHFCNSTYNFEREDLEQLIQEIERQK encoded by the coding sequence ATGAGTTCACAAGAACAAGAAAATCACATTCAGAGACAAGATCAAGACTACATGGTACGCGCTTTAGTCCTTGAGGGCAAAGTGCGTGTGTATGCGATACGTTCAACCCAGACGGTACAGGAAGCACAAGAAAGACATCAAACTTGGCCGACGGTAACCGCTGCTCTTGGGCGAACATTATCCGTAGGTGCGATGATGGGCGCCATGATGAAAGGGGAAGACAAGCTTACCATTCAAGTACGAGGTAACGGACCGATCGGGAAGATCATGGTTGACGCGAACAGCAAAGGACAAGTCAGAGGCTATGTCGATAACCCGCAAGTCCATCTACCTAAAAATGAACAAGGAAAGTTAGATGTAGGAGGAGCCGTGGGTCCCGAAGGTGCGATTTACGTCAATAAAGATTTAGGTATGCGTGAACCTTACCAAGGTCACTCAAAGCTCATTAGTGGGGAAATCGGTGAGGACTTCACCGTTTACTTTGCCCAGTCAGAACAAACGCCTTCCTCTGTCGGTGTGGGTGTCATCGTCAATCCAGACAATAGCGTGAAGGCCAGTGGCGGTTTTATTATTCAACTGATGCCAGGCGTTCCTGACGATTTTATCAATCAATTGGAAAACCAACTAAAAGCTATACCACCTGTGTCTCAGCTTGTAAATGAAGGTCTGACGCCAGAAGAAATGATTAAACGTGTCTTTGTATTGGATGAGGTAAAATGGTTAGATACGGTACCCGTTTCATATTCTTGCCACTGTTCATATGAACGTGTATCTCAAACGCTTATCAGCCTTGGCAAGGAGGAACTAGAAAACCTACTACAAGAAGAAGGAAAGGCAGAAGTCAATTGTCATTTCTGTAATTCAACATATAACTTTGAACGTGAGGACCTCGAACAATTAATCCAAGAAATTGAGAGACAAAAGTAA
- the hpt gene encoding hypoxanthine phosphoribosyltransferase yields MQDVLISEEELQNKIRELAQELSEEYNGRYPLAVCVLKGAALFMSDLVKRMDIHLEMDFMDVSSYGNSTRSSGEVKIVKDLNTSVEGRDVLIVEDIIDSGLTLKYLVELLHYRKARSVKIVTLLDKPHNRTVDLSPDLAGFVVPDEFVVGYGLDYAEKYRNLPYIGILKPEVYQGE; encoded by the coding sequence ATGCAAGACGTGCTTATTTCTGAAGAAGAATTACAGAACAAGATCAGGGAACTTGCTCAAGAGCTATCTGAGGAATACAATGGGAGATATCCATTAGCCGTATGTGTGCTAAAAGGGGCAGCACTATTTATGTCCGATTTAGTCAAGCGAATGGACATCCACCTCGAAATGGACTTTATGGATGTATCGAGCTATGGGAACTCCACACGCTCATCAGGTGAAGTGAAGATTGTCAAAGACCTTAATACTTCCGTTGAAGGTAGAGACGTTCTTATCGTGGAGGATATTATAGATAGTGGATTAACACTAAAATACCTTGTGGAGCTCTTACACTACCGCAAAGCAAGATCTGTCAAAATTGTGACATTGTTAGATAAACCGCATAACCGCACCGTCGACCTAAGCCCTGATCTCGCGGGTTTCGTTGTACCCGATGAATTCGTTGTAGGATACGGGCTCGACTATGCTGAGAAATATCGTAATTTACCTTACATCGGTATACTTAAACCTGAGGTATACCAAGGCGAATAA
- a CDS encoding protein kinase domain-containing protein, producing the protein MTTSIKQVKPTLIRGKWTGHEYHVQRELGEGATGTVYLVTHQGRQLALKVGDDAYAMMSEVNVLKQFQKARGGILGPSLVDVDDWIDDGHVRPFYTMNVIAGSELQTFIRRRGRIWVPVLMVQLLGFLEELHQSGWVFGDLKPDNLRVTNEPPRMAWFDPGGMTKMGRSIKEYTEWYDRGFWGMGSRRAEPRYDLFSVAMICLQLYGLTHIQRSDQTKATLKSQIMSHSALHPYQSVVWQAMNGDFQSAKQMKQALVQAWQKKPTDKRHHNTMKDNASATDPKHQKHNGFVNKLLSFLLFSSFLIFLLALYLVSQVFI; encoded by the coding sequence GTGACTACGTCTATTAAACAAGTAAAACCAACCCTGATCCGTGGCAAATGGACGGGACATGAGTACCATGTCCAACGAGAGCTGGGGGAGGGGGCCACTGGGACTGTATATTTAGTGACTCATCAAGGTAGACAGCTCGCCCTTAAAGTAGGAGATGATGCCTATGCCATGATGTCTGAAGTGAACGTACTTAAGCAGTTTCAGAAGGCTCGAGGAGGTATCCTTGGGCCTTCATTAGTGGATGTTGATGATTGGATAGATGACGGGCATGTTCGCCCCTTCTATACGATGAATGTCATAGCAGGTTCGGAGTTACAAACCTTTATTCGTCGTCGTGGCCGGATTTGGGTCCCAGTGTTAATGGTACAATTACTAGGTTTTTTGGAAGAATTGCACCAAAGCGGCTGGGTTTTTGGGGATCTCAAGCCTGATAATCTCAGAGTGACGAACGAGCCCCCGCGTATGGCCTGGTTCGACCCAGGGGGTATGACTAAAATGGGGCGATCTATAAAAGAGTATACAGAATGGTATGATCGGGGTTTCTGGGGCATGGGAAGTAGAAGAGCAGAACCCCGTTACGACTTGTTTAGTGTGGCCATGATATGCCTTCAATTATACGGCCTGACGCATATCCAACGGTCAGACCAAACGAAGGCTACATTGAAAAGCCAGATCATGTCACATTCCGCCTTGCACCCTTATCAATCAGTTGTTTGGCAAGCGATGAACGGGGACTTTCAGTCAGCGAAACAGATGAAACAAGCCTTAGTGCAAGCGTGGCAGAAAAAACCTACGGACAAGCGTCATCATAACACTATGAAGGATAACGCTTCCGCTACTGACCCCAAACATCAAAAACATAATGGATTCGTCAATAAGCTTTTATCTTTTTTATTGTTTTCCTCTTTCTTGATCTTCCTACTTGCTCTATACTTAGTTTCACAGGTATTTATCTAG